One region of Haladaptatus cibarius D43 genomic DNA includes:
- a CDS encoding transcriptional regulator, translating to MSRSALVGNVTAMLEDAGFVVSDRCAIRPKSFDVAARRGPDLLLLKILGNIDAFDAQTGMEMRRLGTYLDATPMVIGLRTRNQDLEPGVVYFRHGVPVFNPDTAVDLFVEGVPPLVYAAPGGLYVNIDGDVLKDERKGRGWSLGQLASELGVSRRTVSKYEDGMNASVEVAIELEELFEGELTSAVEVFGGADELTEEDELDGSETEPEDEHMFSTLTRVGFTVHPTTRAPFKTVSEDDYEDRVLTSHSAFTRTAEKRARIMSSISQVARTRSVYFVDEARRETVEDTALVEREEVEGIEDADELRKLIRERAEA from the coding sequence ATGTCCCGGTCTGCACTGGTCGGTAACGTAACCGCGATGCTCGAAGACGCGGGATTCGTGGTTAGTGACCGGTGTGCAATCCGACCAAAGAGTTTCGATGTAGCGGCACGACGCGGACCAGACCTGCTACTGTTGAAAATTCTTGGTAACATCGACGCGTTCGATGCGCAAACCGGCATGGAGATGCGACGACTCGGAACGTATCTCGATGCGACACCGATGGTCATCGGTCTGCGGACGAGAAATCAAGACCTCGAACCCGGCGTGGTGTACTTCCGACACGGCGTTCCGGTCTTCAACCCGGACACCGCCGTCGATTTGTTCGTGGAGGGAGTGCCACCGCTCGTCTACGCCGCGCCCGGCGGCCTGTACGTCAACATCGACGGCGACGTGCTGAAAGATGAGCGCAAGGGTCGCGGTTGGAGCCTCGGCCAACTCGCCTCCGAACTCGGCGTCTCCCGACGAACCGTCTCGAAGTACGAAGACGGGATGAACGCAAGCGTCGAGGTAGCAATCGAACTCGAAGAACTGTTCGAGGGCGAACTGACGAGTGCCGTCGAGGTGTTCGGCGGCGCGGACGAACTCACCGAAGAGGACGAACTGGACGGCTCCGAAACCGAACCGGAGGACGAACACATGTTCTCCACGCTGACCCGTGTCGGTTTCACCGTTCATCCGACGACTCGCGCGCCGTTCAAGACGGTGAGTGAGGACGATTACGAAGACCGCGTGCTAACCAGTCACTCGGCATTCACCCGAACCGCCGAGAAACGCGCTCGAATCATGAGTTCGATTAGTCAAGTCGCGCGCACTCGGTCGGTGTACTTCGTTGACGAAGCGCGGCGCGAAACCGTCGAAGATACCGCACTGGTCGAACGCGAGGAAGTCGAAGGCATCGAGGACGCCGACGAACTCCGAAAACTGATTCGAGAACGGGCGGAAGCGTAG
- the thrS gene encoding threonine--tRNA ligase gives MSHQSQSVVVVSLPDGSNREFDHPVSVGDVAYDIGPGLGKDCVAAIVDGDLVAPEYRIESDANLRIVTPDSDEYVRVLRHSASHVLAQAVLRHFPDAKLAIGPPTDDGFYYDFDSIEIDSDDLAEIEDEMRQIVAEDYDIVREEVSPEEARERLADQPYKLELLSEIEEAGKPVTFYRQGEFVDLCAGPHVESTDEIGALSLLEIAGAYWHGDEDEAMLTRIYGTAFDRESELDAFLERKEEAEKRDHRKIGSAMELFSVPDHSPGCVHFHPNGMAIRRELEEFVREKNAELGYEEVKTPELNRTELWKKSGHYEHFKEEGEMFAWEQDGHEYGLKPMNCANHAYLYNHDRRSYRDLPLRFSEFGMCYRNEQSGELSGMLRVRGFTQDDGHAFVRPDQIRGEIARTLAVIREMYAVFGLDVLLKLETKPDDAIGDDELWERAHDALRNALSDEELEYEVAEGEGAFYGPKIAINAEDAIGREWTIGTVQLDFVQPERIGISYVGEDNEEHRPVMIHRALLGSLERFMGVCIEHFAGNFPLWLAPEQVRVLPITDEDAEYAGEIAEQLGDFRVEVDNRDWTLGKKIRVGHDDNVPYMVIVGNDEAESGTISVRDRNERQQEDIERSAFRAHLESEYEEKRREADFLD, from the coding sequence ATGAGCCACCAATCACAGTCAGTAGTCGTCGTATCACTTCCAGATGGGTCGAACCGCGAGTTCGACCACCCCGTATCAGTCGGAGATGTCGCCTACGACATCGGGCCGGGACTCGGGAAGGATTGCGTCGCCGCAATCGTAGACGGCGACCTCGTCGCGCCCGAGTATCGAATCGAATCCGACGCGAACCTGCGAATCGTCACGCCGGATTCGGACGAGTACGTTCGCGTCCTTCGCCATTCCGCGTCGCACGTTCTTGCACAGGCAGTCCTCCGCCATTTCCCGGACGCGAAACTCGCCATCGGCCCGCCGACGGATGACGGCTTCTACTACGATTTCGACTCCATCGAAATCGACAGCGACGACCTCGCGGAAATCGAGGACGAGATGCGACAAATAGTGGCCGAGGATTACGACATCGTGCGCGAGGAGGTGTCGCCGGAGGAGGCGCGGGAGCGACTGGCAGACCAACCCTACAAACTCGAACTGCTTTCGGAAATCGAGGAAGCAGGCAAACCGGTGACGTTCTACCGACAGGGCGAGTTCGTTGACCTCTGTGCTGGCCCGCACGTCGAATCGACGGACGAAATCGGCGCGCTGTCCCTGCTGGAAATAGCGGGCGCGTACTGGCATGGCGACGAGGACGAAGCCATGTTGACGCGAATTTATGGGACGGCGTTCGACCGCGAATCCGAGTTGGATGCGTTCCTCGAACGAAAGGAAGAAGCTGAAAAGCGCGACCACCGCAAAATCGGGTCGGCAATGGAATTGTTTTCGGTTCCCGACCACTCACCGGGGTGCGTGCATTTCCATCCGAACGGGATGGCGATACGCCGAGAATTGGAGGAGTTCGTGCGCGAGAAGAACGCCGAGTTGGGCTACGAGGAAGTGAAAACGCCGGAACTCAACCGCACCGAGCTGTGGAAAAAGTCGGGGCACTACGAGCATTTCAAAGAGGAAGGCGAGATGTTCGCGTGGGAGCAGGACGGCCACGAATACGGCCTGAAGCCGATGAACTGCGCGAATCACGCCTATCTCTACAACCACGACAGACGGTCGTATCGTGACCTCCCGCTCCGGTTTTCGGAGTTCGGGATGTGCTACCGAAACGAGCAATCGGGCGAACTCTCGGGTATGCTGCGAGTGCGCGGGTTCACGCAGGACGACGGCCACGCCTTCGTTCGACCCGACCAAATTCGAGGCGAAATCGCCCGAACGTTGGCAGTCATCCGCGAGATGTACGCGGTTTTCGGACTGGATGTCCTGCTGAAACTGGAGACGAAACCCGACGACGCAATCGGTGACGACGAACTCTGGGAACGAGCGCACGACGCTCTCCGAAACGCGCTTTCGGACGAGGAACTGGAGTACGAAGTTGCTGAGGGAGAAGGCGCGTTCTACGGGCCGAAAATCGCGATTAATGCGGAGGACGCAATCGGACGCGAGTGGACGATTGGAACGGTACAGTTGGATTTCGTCCAGCCAGAGCGAATCGGCATCAGTTACGTCGGCGAGGACAACGAGGAACATCGCCCGGTGATGATTCACCGCGCGCTTCTCGGGTCGCTAGAGCGGTTCATGGGCGTGTGTATCGAACACTTCGCGGGCAATTTTCCGCTGTGGCTCGCACCCGAACAGGTTCGTGTGCTTCCGATTACGGACGAGGACGCGGAGTACGCAGGGGAAATCGCCGAGCAACTCGGCGATTTCCGCGTCGAAGTGGATAATCGAGACTGGACGCTCGGCAAGAAGATTCGTGTTGGCCACGACGACAACGTTCCGTACATGGTTATCGTCGGCAATGACGAAGCGGAGTCGGGGACGATTTCGGTTCGGGATAGAAACGAACGCCAACAGGAAGACATCGAACGTTCAGCGTTTCGCGCACATCTCGAATCGGAATACGAGGAAAAGCGCCGTGAGGCCGATTTCCTCGACTAA
- a CDS encoding threonine synthase, which translates to MKTDLICSACNRTYSAGPDEPWRCDCGQPLDFATQPLPDADHPPDFREIDTRDGLWAFEEFLPVRRVVSLGEGFTPLTDADEWNAQFKLDCVFPSGSFKDRGATATLSRAAELGVETVLEDSSGNAGAAIAQYAARAGIDAEIYVPADVKESKLTAIERAGATPVRVEGRRQDVTDACLDCVDAGDGWYASHAWNPAFFAGTMTFALELAAQRDWSVPDAVVSPLGHGTLFLGMYRGFQALFDAGWTDEMPRLLGVQAEGVAPIASELQGDGDTDSDEKNDVADGIQITQPVRSNQIVDAIEKTGGDAIALDAETTQNALDKLHRTGFYVEPTSAVAVAGLSAYRERGTIADDADVVVPLTGSGLKSS; encoded by the coding sequence ATGAAAACTGACCTCATCTGTTCCGCGTGCAATCGTACGTATTCCGCCGGGCCGGACGAACCGTGGCGCTGTGACTGCGGCCAGCCGCTTGATTTCGCAACGCAACCGCTTCCCGATGCCGACCACCCCCCTGATTTCCGTGAAATCGACACCAGAGATGGGCTATGGGCGTTCGAAGAGTTCCTTCCCGTTCGTCGGGTCGTCTCACTCGGCGAAGGATTCACGCCGCTCACGGACGCAGACGAGTGGAACGCCCAGTTCAAACTCGACTGTGTGTTTCCTTCAGGAAGTTTCAAAGACCGCGGTGCGACCGCGACTCTGTCGCGGGCCGCGGAACTCGGCGTCGAAACCGTCCTCGAAGACTCCTCGGGCAACGCAGGTGCAGCAATCGCGCAGTACGCGGCCCGAGCAGGTATCGACGCCGAAATATACGTTCCGGCAGACGTGAAGGAATCGAAACTGACGGCCATCGAACGCGCTGGTGCGACCCCGGTTCGCGTCGAAGGAAGGAGGCAAGACGTAACCGACGCCTGCCTCGACTGCGTCGATGCAGGCGATGGCTGGTACGCGAGTCACGCGTGGAACCCGGCCTTCTTCGCGGGAACGATGACCTTCGCGCTAGAATTGGCTGCCCAGCGCGACTGGTCAGTGCCGGATGCCGTCGTCTCCCCGCTCGGCCACGGAACGCTCTTTCTCGGCATGTACCGCGGGTTCCAAGCCCTGTTCGACGCCGGGTGGACGGACGAGATGCCTCGACTGCTCGGCGTGCAGGCCGAAGGTGTCGCACCGATTGCGAGCGAATTGCAAGGAGATGGTGATACAGACAGCGACGAGAAAAACGACGTTGCGGACGGCATCCAAATTACCCAACCGGTTCGCAGCAATCAGATTGTCGATGCCATCGAAAAGACGGGCGGTGACGCGATTGCACTCGACGCGGAAACGACGCAGAATGCGCTCGACAAACTCCACCGAACCGGGTTTTACGTCGAACCGACGAGCGCGGTTGCTGTTGCTGGGCTGTCGGCATATCGTGAGCGAGGAACCATCGCAGACGATGCTGACGTGGTCGTTCCGCTCACCGGAAGCGGCCTGAAATCGTCGTAA
- a CDS encoding glutathione S-transferase N-terminal domain-containing protein, producing MSNLELYELEGCPFCAKVTSKLDELGLDYESHFVPRAHSERTEVKEISGQTGVPVLVDEEHGVEGMPESDDIVEYLEKTYGA from the coding sequence ATGTCGAACCTCGAACTGTACGAACTCGAAGGATGCCCGTTCTGCGCCAAAGTAACGTCAAAGCTTGACGAACTCGGACTCGACTACGAATCCCACTTCGTCCCCCGCGCTCACAGCGAACGAACCGAAGTGAAAGAAATCAGCGGGCAAACTGGCGTTCCCGTACTGGTCGATGAAGAACACGGCGTCGAAGGAATGCCGGAAAGCGACGACATCGTGGAGTACCTCGAAAAAACATACGGCGCATAA
- the pyrE gene encoding orotate phosphoribosyltransferase: MANQELIAALRSADAVQYGEFELSHGGTSSYYVDKYLFETDPDCLELIAEAFAEQLGETKLAGVALGAVPLVAVTSVETGNPYVIARKQKKEYGTANLVEGRLEEGEEVVVLEDIVTTGQSAVDAVEALRDAGAEVNRILVVVDREEGGRENLEDAGVEMEALISASDLLE; this comes from the coding sequence ATGGCGAATCAGGAACTCATCGCGGCCCTGCGCTCGGCGGACGCCGTCCAGTACGGCGAATTCGAACTCTCGCACGGCGGAACGAGCAGTTATTACGTAGATAAATACCTGTTCGAAACCGACCCGGACTGCCTCGAACTCATCGCGGAAGCCTTCGCGGAGCAACTGGGAGAAACGAAACTCGCGGGAGTCGCCCTCGGTGCAGTTCCACTCGTGGCTGTCACGAGCGTCGAGACGGGCAATCCCTACGTCATCGCGCGAAAACAGAAAAAGGAGTACGGCACGGCGAACCTCGTAGAAGGTCGATTAGAAGAGGGTGAAGAAGTCGTCGTCCTCGAAGACATCGTGACGACGGGCCAGAGCGCGGTTGACGCCGTGGAAGCCCTCCGAGATGCAGGTGCAGAGGTGAACAGAATTCTCGTCGTCGTGGACAGGGAGGAAGGCGGCAGGGAGAATTTGGAAGACGCAGGTGTGGAGATGGAAGCGCTTATTTCCGCCTCTGATTTGCTTGAATAG
- a CDS encoding MFS transporter produces MATEDESVDVLAPFRQFVSLERDVLVLSMAMFAFSLGFQMTGRYMGRYLSLLGATSLIIGLYGSFGNLIGAMYPYPGGALSDRIGSRTALTLFGFCSTIGFLLWVGAPDLPTFPGFPTWAWIFVGLLLVQAWKSFGLGATFAIVKQSVPPSKLAQGFASTETFRRTAFLIGPLVAASLIAAYEFELGFRYVLAVGAVFALLATLTQHVLYEASEDSLGKSFAGTAQIVNDLKGMPAPLRPLLVGDTLVRFANGMVYVFVVLAVTEYLQVDATLPFVGYLGPEAFFGVLLAIEMAVALLTMLPVSKLAERIGLKPVVGIGFVVYAVFPALLVNAPDDAGIVALLFAFSGLRFAGLPAHKALIVGPAEENAGGRVVGSYYLVRNAITIPSAAFGGWLYGIESVQAGFATVDGPILAFGLATVVGIAGTAYFLVFGQELDAYA; encoded by the coding sequence GTGGCAACCGAAGACGAATCGGTAGACGTTCTCGCACCATTCCGACAATTCGTCTCGCTAGAACGTGACGTTCTCGTGCTATCCATGGCGATGTTCGCGTTCAGCCTCGGCTTTCAGATGACCGGGCGATACATGGGGCGCTATCTTTCTCTGCTCGGGGCGACCAGCCTCATCATCGGACTGTACGGGAGTTTCGGCAACCTCATCGGGGCGATGTATCCATATCCCGGTGGAGCGCTGTCGGACAGAATCGGATCACGAACTGCACTGACTCTGTTCGGTTTCTGCTCGACTATCGGCTTCCTCCTCTGGGTCGGTGCACCCGACCTTCCAACGTTTCCGGGCTTCCCGACGTGGGCGTGGATTTTCGTCGGCCTGCTGTTGGTGCAGGCGTGGAAATCGTTTGGACTGGGTGCGACATTCGCCATCGTCAAACAGAGCGTCCCGCCCTCCAAACTCGCGCAGGGGTTCGCCAGCACTGAAACGTTCCGCCGAACCGCGTTCCTGATTGGCCCCCTCGTCGCCGCCAGTCTCATCGCTGCCTACGAGTTCGAACTCGGTTTTCGGTACGTCCTCGCCGTCGGTGCGGTCTTCGCACTGCTGGCGACCCTCACACAGCACGTTCTGTACGAGGCAAGCGAAGATTCACTCGGTAAATCCTTTGCCGGAACCGCACAAATTGTGAACGACCTCAAGGGAATGCCCGCCCCACTTCGGCCCCTCCTCGTCGGCGACACGTTGGTTCGGTTCGCCAACGGAATGGTGTACGTCTTCGTCGTGCTCGCCGTGACCGAGTACCTACAAGTCGATGCGACGCTCCCGTTCGTGGGCTATCTCGGCCCGGAGGCATTCTTCGGCGTCCTCCTCGCAATCGAAATGGCAGTCGCCCTACTGACGATGCTCCCCGTCTCGAAACTCGCGGAACGAATCGGACTGAAACCGGTCGTCGGAATCGGGTTCGTCGTCTACGCCGTCTTTCCCGCACTGCTGGTCAACGCGCCCGACGATGCCGGAATCGTCGCCCTGCTGTTCGCCTTCTCGGGACTTCGATTCGCGGGACTCCCCGCCCACAAAGCCCTCATCGTCGGCCCCGCCGAGGAGAACGCGGGCGGACGAGTCGTCGGGTCGTACTATCTCGTCAGAAACGCGATTACGATTCCGAGCGCCGCGTTCGGCGGGTGGCTGTACGGAATCGAATCGGTGCAAGCTGGATTTGCCACCGTAGACGGGCCGATACTGGCGTTCGGCTTGGCAACCGTCGTTGGTATCGCCGGAACGGCCTACTTCCTCGTCTTCGGGCAGGAACTCGACGCCTACGCCTGA
- a CDS encoding succinylglutamate desuccinylase/aspartoacylase family protein — MTTLGTASAAPGEIDTGRLAVGETRDGSQFGLPVAVINGANEGKTLYIQAVSDGDELNGLGVIKRVVPQLAPEEISGTILVVGLVNYHAFQVAEHRNPIDDTKMNRAFPGNESGTSSERIAAAVFEAASRADMILDLHQGSTSRMINETRVRCGKRHRMHDECLELAKVFGCGHILDQKGPDGQLARAGPDEGIPTIDPELGGCVGWDETSIQYGVNGVFNVLRYYGFLDGEAEFEPQTRATGFDRYGAPNGGIVTFKKDLGEEVSPGETLFGVTDVFGTLKAEVTADRSGIFWRSRRLPQVATGEYVCSVGINIDEY, encoded by the coding sequence ATGACAACGCTCGGTACGGCGAGCGCGGCCCCCGGAGAAATCGACACGGGCCGACTCGCGGTGGGAGAGACTCGCGATGGGAGTCAGTTCGGCCTCCCCGTCGCCGTGATAAATGGTGCGAACGAGGGAAAGACGCTGTACATACAGGCCGTAAGCGATGGTGACGAACTCAACGGACTCGGAGTCATCAAACGAGTCGTCCCACAACTCGCACCCGAAGAGATTTCGGGCACGATTCTCGTCGTCGGTCTGGTTAACTATCACGCTTTCCAAGTGGCGGAGCACCGCAACCCCATCGACGACACGAAGATGAACCGAGCGTTCCCCGGCAACGAATCGGGCACGTCCAGCGAGCGAATCGCGGCGGCCGTTTTCGAAGCGGCGTCCCGAGCCGACATGATTCTCGACCTGCATCAGGGTTCGACCAGCCGGATGATAAACGAAACTCGTGTGCGCTGTGGCAAGCGCCACCGAATGCACGACGAGTGTTTGGAACTCGCCAAGGTGTTCGGCTGTGGGCACATTCTCGACCAGAAAGGGCCGGACGGGCAACTCGCACGCGCTGGCCCCGACGAGGGCATTCCGACTATCGACCCCGAACTCGGCGGCTGTGTCGGCTGGGACGAAACAAGCATTCAGTACGGCGTCAATGGCGTGTTCAACGTCCTCCGATACTACGGCTTCCTCGACGGCGAGGCCGAGTTCGAACCACAGACTCGTGCAACCGGATTCGACCGCTACGGCGCGCCGAACGGCGGTATCGTGACGTTCAAAAAAGACCTCGGGGAGGAGGTGTCACCGGGCGAAACCCTGTTCGGGGTAACCGACGTGTTCGGCACGCTGAAAGCCGAAGTGACCGCCGACCGTTCCGGTATCTTCTGGCGCTCGCGTAGACTGCCGCAGGTCGCCACTGGTGAATACGTGTGCTCGGTCGGCATCAACATCGACGAATATTGA
- a CDS encoding NCS2 family permease, with the protein MGTSDTTDTTASSGMAGVLADYFGFDEHGTDLRTEVVAGITTFLTMSYIVVVNPSILADSPEIPIQDGIQLAGYSYGQTVSMLAVVTIIAAAVATLTMAFYANRPFAQAPGLGLNAFFAFTVVGALGISWQTALAAVFVEGLIFIALTAIGARKYVIRLFPEPVKFAVGTGIGLFLAIIGLQAMNVVVPDDATYVTLGPVASDPVAILSVFGLFLTFALYARGTPGSIIIGIGLTTLIGYAVEWFGLVAPNTLTPQMVGATYDITPVAGAFISGLSGIEAFSFALVVFTFFFVDFFDTAGTLVGVGQVGGFLNDKGNLPDIDKPLMADAVGTTVGGMLGTSTVTTYIESASGVEEGGRTGMTALVVGLLFILSLVFVPVAAAIPQYASHIALVVIGVVMLGNVVDIAWDDITNTVPAGMTILIMPFTFSIAYGIAAGIVSYPIVKLAAGELEDTRPGHWALAAAFVLYFFVRTSGMLQGNV; encoded by the coding sequence ATGGGGACGAGTGATACTACAGACACTACCGCCAGTTCGGGAATGGCCGGTGTCCTCGCAGACTACTTCGGTTTCGACGAACACGGCACAGATTTACGAACGGAAGTCGTCGCGGGGATAACGACCTTCTTGACGATGAGTTACATCGTGGTCGTCAATCCGAGTATCCTCGCAGACAGCCCGGAGATTCCGATTCAGGACGGCATCCAACTAGCCGGATACTCCTACGGTCAGACGGTTTCGATGCTCGCCGTCGTGACTATCATCGCGGCCGCGGTCGCAACGCTGACGATGGCTTTCTACGCGAACAGACCGTTCGCGCAGGCACCCGGCCTCGGCCTGAACGCCTTCTTCGCGTTCACGGTCGTCGGCGCGCTCGGAATTTCGTGGCAGACCGCACTGGCCGCGGTGTTCGTGGAAGGACTCATTTTCATCGCGCTAACCGCAATCGGCGCGCGAAAATACGTCATTCGTCTGTTTCCCGAACCGGTGAAGTTCGCTGTCGGAACCGGTATCGGACTGTTCCTCGCCATCATTGGCTTGCAGGCGATGAACGTCGTCGTTCCTGATGACGCGACCTACGTCACGCTCGGCCCTGTCGCGTCCGACCCCGTGGCGATTCTCTCCGTGTTCGGCCTCTTCCTCACCTTCGCGCTGTACGCCCGCGGCACGCCGGGTTCCATCATTATCGGTATCGGCTTGACGACGCTCATCGGTTACGCAGTAGAATGGTTCGGCCTCGTCGCGCCCAATACGCTCACCCCGCAGATGGTGGGCGCGACATACGACATTACCCCGGTCGCCGGAGCGTTCATTTCGGGACTCAGCGGCATCGAGGCCTTCTCGTTCGCGCTCGTCGTGTTCACGTTCTTCTTCGTGGACTTCTTCGACACCGCCGGAACCCTCGTCGGCGTCGGACAGGTCGGCGGCTTCCTCAACGACAAAGGCAACCTTCCGGACATCGACAAACCGCTCATGGCCGACGCGGTCGGAACGACGGTCGGCGGCATGCTCGGCACTTCGACCGTGACGACCTACATCGAATCCGCCTCGGGTGTCGAAGAGGGCGGTCGAACCGGAATGACGGCGCTCGTCGTCGGACTCCTGTTCATACTGTCGCTGGTCTTCGTTCCCGTGGCCGCCGCGATTCCGCAGTACGCCTCCCACATCGCGCTGGTCGTTATCGGCGTCGTGATGCTCGGCAACGTCGTTGACATCGCGTGGGACGACATCACCAACACCGTCCCGGCAGGCATGACCATCCTCATCATGCCCTTTACGTTCTCCATCGCCTACGGTATCGCCGCAGGTATCGTCTCCTACCCAATCGTCAAACTCGCGGCTGGCGAACTGGAGGACACTCGACCGGGTCACTGGGCACTCGCGGCCGCCTTCGTCCTCTACTTCTTCGTCCGGACGAGTGGAATGTTGCAAGGCAACGTCTGA
- a CDS encoding phosphoribosyltransferase family protein → MNRAEKATLQLQAVSVLRMLKETRTYDELAEVTGLPAGDLNRYVNGHVLPSTDRAEAVVEGVGKEELAEELQARTRLDTEGYVDNSDVVFDQSFLDLVAPVAAETFDFEHPDVVLTAATDGITLAAAMASYFGARCAYAKKSKETAVEEFIEARQRLASGIELTYYLPSSAIGSGETVLVVDDLIRSGETQELLLEIASDADADVGGVFALIAAGDEGIERAKARTDAPVGALASFD, encoded by the coding sequence ATGAATCGAGCAGAGAAAGCTACTCTCCAGCTACAGGCAGTCTCAGTTCTGCGGATGTTGAAAGAGACGCGAACCTACGACGAACTCGCGGAGGTAACCGGTCTTCCTGCGGGCGATTTGAACCGCTACGTGAACGGTCACGTTCTGCCGAGTACCGACCGCGCGGAGGCGGTCGTCGAAGGCGTCGGCAAGGAAGAACTTGCGGAAGAACTACAAGCCCGCACTCGACTCGACACTGAGGGCTACGTGGACAACTCCGACGTCGTTTTCGACCAGTCGTTTCTTGACCTCGTCGCACCGGTCGCCGCCGAGACGTTCGATTTCGAACACCCCGACGTGGTGTTGACCGCGGCAACCGACGGCATCACGCTCGCCGCCGCGATGGCGAGTTACTTCGGGGCGCGCTGTGCCTACGCGAAGAAGTCCAAGGAAACCGCCGTCGAGGAGTTCATCGAGGCTCGTCAGCGACTCGCCTCGGGTATCGAACTCACCTACTATCTCCCATCCTCCGCCATCGGGTCGGGCGAAACCGTCCTGGTCGTGGACGACCTGATTCGCTCCGGCGAAACCCAAGAACTGCTGTTGGAAATCGCCAGTGACGCGGACGCGGATGTCGGCGGCGTCTTCGCGCTCATCGCGGCGGGCGACGAAGGTATCGAGCGTGCGAAAGCGCGCACCGACGCGCCCGTCGGTGCGCTAGCATCGTTCGACTGA
- a CDS encoding tRNA(Ile)(2)-agmatinylcytidine synthase, translating to MTVIGLDDTDSRERGMCTTYLAARIADEVQDAGGDVERLLLIRLNPAVKHKTRGNAALAIHTDLDPESAFELARNELETAAETDDPNTNPGLVVAPHAPENTPSEISDFARHAVRTLLSRGEAERRIESAGYRSAGWKNARGKIGALAAVGSWNAFSEWTHEHISYRESERWGTPRDVDFDSVFEASDDHYPAVWDTVDRGTGEAVCIPHTPCPILYGIRGDDPDAVRRVADRIEGEPVVQTALFVTNQGTDAHLQDGTLGEVEQNHAYRITGTVVSKPETRRGGHVFFTLSAESDTELGSKSESKSTGNLPCAAFEPTKRFRDHVRNIRPGDEITVCGEVSRGTLKLEKFAVRSLDTTEFVTPNCPECRRSMKSAGAGQGYRCRDCKTQADGKVEQEIDRELESGWYEVPPEARRHIAKPLVRGGFDEQTHPER from the coding sequence GTGACGGTTATCGGGCTGGACGACACCGACTCCCGAGAACGCGGGATGTGTACGACCTACCTCGCCGCGCGCATCGCAGACGAGGTGCAAGATGCGGGCGGGGACGTGGAGCGACTGCTTCTAATTCGTCTCAATCCCGCAGTGAAGCACAAAACGCGGGGCAACGCCGCCCTCGCAATTCACACCGACCTCGACCCGGAATCGGCGTTCGAACTCGCGCGAAACGAACTCGAAACCGCCGCGGAAACGGACGACCCGAACACGAATCCCGGCCTCGTGGTCGCGCCGCACGCACCGGAAAACACGCCGAGTGAAATCTCGGATTTCGCTCGGCACGCAGTTCGAACCCTCCTGTCCCGCGGGGAAGCCGAACGACGAATCGAATCGGCGGGCTATCGTTCCGCCGGATGGAAAAACGCCCGCGGGAAAATCGGCGCACTCGCGGCAGTTGGAAGTTGGAACGCCTTCTCGGAGTGGACGCACGAACACATTTCTTACCGCGAATCGGAACGATGGGGAACGCCCCGCGACGTGGATTTCGATTCGGTGTTCGAGGCTTCGGACGACCATTACCCTGCGGTCTGGGACACCGTAGACCGCGGAACCGGCGAAGCGGTTTGTATCCCACACACACCCTGTCCAATTCTGTACGGGATTCGCGGCGACGACCCGGACGCAGTCCGGCGAGTCGCCGACAGAATCGAGGGTGAACCAGTCGTTCAAACCGCGCTGTTCGTGACGAATCAGGGCACGGACGCCCATCTGCAAGATGGAACTCTCGGCGAGGTCGAACAGAATCACGCCTACAGAATCACCGGAACCGTCGTCTCGAAACCCGAGACGAGACGAGGGGGGCACGTCTTTTTCACGCTCTCTGCGGAGTCAGATACCGAACTGGGGTCTAAATCCGAGTCCAAATCTACCGGCAACCTCCCCTGTGCCGCCTTCGAACCGACGAAGCGCTTCCGCGACCACGTCAGAAATATCCGTCCCGGCGACGAAATCACGGTCTGCGGCGAAGTTTCCCGTGGAACGCTGAAACTCGAAAAGTTCGCAGTGAGAAGTCTCGATACGACGGAATTCGTGACGCCGAACTGCCCCGAATGTCGTCGGTCGATGAAAAGCGCGGGAGCAGGGCAGGGCTATCGCTGTCGGGATTGTAAAACGCAAGCAGACGGAAAGGTCGAGCAGGAAATCGACCGAGAGTTGGAATCGGGATGGTACGAAGTTCCACCGGAAGCGCGGCGACATATCGCTAAACCGCTCGTTCGCGGAGGCTTCGATGAACAGACCCATCCGGAACGATAA